From one Cyanobacterium stanieri PCC 7202 genomic stretch:
- a CDS encoding ferredoxin (PFAM: 2Fe-2S iron-sulfur cluster binding domain~InterPro IPR001041~KEGG: ava:Ava_3217 ferredoxin~PFAM: ferredoxin~SPTR: Ferredoxin): MPIINFQGQKILCKIGENLRKILLKNDLNLYNGKAKYINCMGIGSCGTCAVQIEGEVNAPNWKDKARRSFPPHSRDRDLRLACQTEVLGDITVTKYDGFWGHKTHKKLKDN; the protein is encoded by the coding sequence ATGCCCATTATCAACTTTCAAGGACAAAAAATTCTCTGCAAAATAGGCGAAAACCTCCGTAAAATTTTACTCAAAAACGATCTTAATTTGTACAATGGCAAAGCCAAATATATCAACTGTATGGGCATTGGTAGCTGTGGCACTTGTGCCGTACAGATAGAGGGAGAAGTAAATGCTCCTAATTGGAAAGATAAAGCCAGACGCTCTTTTCCTCCCCATTCTAGGGACAGAGATTTACGACTAGCTTGTCAAACCGAAGTATTAGGAGATATTACCGTCACGAAATACGATGGTTTTTGGGGACACAAAACCCATAAAAAATTAAAGGACAACTAA